The following proteins are co-located in the Apium graveolens cultivar Ventura chromosome 5, ASM990537v1, whole genome shotgun sequence genome:
- the LOC141661659 gene encoding uncharacterized protein LOC141661659, which translates to MNNAHSHRLTSSVRSNAYNPNNLSIFPELLQPVNATETQQHLEPVVPQHSSVEDSMLPLVERLFMLHLGQHRTPIIEEQEQQGQGLWKGNEILVRIQIQVCLNYLSKNLKLKFLERTMSTVQFAWLRFFNPRHRDAGMCSVRIV; encoded by the exons ATGAATAACGCTCACAGCCACCGACTTACCTCATCTGTTCGCAGCAATGCTTATAATCCAAATAATCTTTCAATTTTCCCTGAATTGCTACAACCAGTTAATGCAACTGAAACTCAGCAACATCTTGAGCCTGTCGTACCACAACATTCTTCCGTAGAAGATTCAATGCTTCCTCTAGTAGAGAGATTATTTATG TTACACCTAGGTCAACATCGAACACCCATCATCGAAGAACAAGAGCAACAAGGCCAAGGACTCTGGAAAGGCAACGAGATTCTTGTGCG AATCCAAATTCAGGTGTGCCTCAACTACCTCAGCAAGAACCTGAAGCTGAAGTTCCTAGAGAGAACAATGTCGACTGTCCAATTTGCATGGCTCCGTTTTTTCAACCCACGACATCGAGATGCGGGCATGTGTTCTGTAAGAATTGTATAA